gttccttgtaaatgatatttcagtaaagtaatattaattactgaaatgagatctctatcatttagcaccttgaaccaaactaaaaggaaaccatcgtttcacttcttcatcagaagctatagatgttcatatttatgattaatactcccactcaattatactaccgagttcccaaaatgtaagtatgagctagtctgtagggtaagctggtaacgaacaagtcaaataactcaaataatacagtcagttagaatactaaccacttagaattgagattgaattgacctatggtcaactatatgatatgactagaatagataataatggtatgtttacttatcctatataCTATCAATATTGGTCCAGCCCGATGTacacaaatacatctgatcttatctactttactgatattatggaaagaacataacactacgatgtgtaagtagatcatatcgtagattggcaagtcagtgtaaatcatgtgcactgactaatcttaggactaacttatatttgaacatataatcatatttatattccactgtgattacgtcactataaatacgattagctatatgctcgggatttaatagaaatttatattaaacaaataatcatgaaaataaaacatgtgagcaaagtgattggccaagtcaaaaaatgatttctattattttattgataataaaagagattacaaagaaattgagttttaattagagcataaaaccccaacaacccTATCCGGACGTATGGTTCGAGTTCGTTTACTAATGTCCCAGTTCGCTTATCGGAGTCCTAGTTCGTTCACCAGGACTCGAGTTCATTTGCCAAGATGGACATCATGACACTGAGTATCTCCCTTGGATTCTTAATAAGGTCTATCTCCATCAATTGGTTAGTCTGCCACCTTAGTTGCCATCCTTGAAGATGTAGGTTGGTCGGGACTGAGAAAATGAGTCGGGCCTGCATCTTAGTCTTGGTTCCTTCGTTAGGCTCGCGCCAATCGAACGTTGTTGGGCTCGATGATGATTGGGCTATCAGGGTTTCTTTCTTCCCTGTTCATTGGGCTCAAGATGAGCCCGAACCTCTTTAAGATGGCCCACGGATCCATTGGGTCATGCCACGTATTACGGGTGGAAAACAGAGataacaatattaaaaaaaattatcaaattcaaaatcaaatttaaattcaaattttaagataattatattatttaataaattcaaaacataaatagtcgggttttatctcaaaattttaaAGTAAAATTTGAATGTTAAAATAGTGATATTGtctaatatgaaattttaaatttattcttcacaaattttggaataataaattaaaatattggtCAAATAACTtctttatatataaaacaaattcttgataaaaaattatatgaagagatttcaagacataaaattgtcacaaaaatgacaaaattcTAAAAACATGTGAATtggtatatttaaaaaaaatgagctCATTAAATCATCTCAaatgattaaatcaattttaAATGTTATCTCGAAGAGGTCTtttatctcaaaaaaaaaataaaaaatccctAAAAGCTAGTATAGGGGCTAGTAACTTTCACTAGATATGGTCTTGCTCTCAGCCCTTTTCCTAGGGATCTGGGATGGAGTGTCGAACTCAGATACATATAAAGAGGGGATTGATTCAAAGTGTCTAGGTACCCAGAGTCAATGAAGAGAGGGGCTTGAGGCCCCAGTAGACATCAATCCTTAAACCGGGGATTTTGGTCACAGAACCCCATGACACATGTTCTGTGAGAATCAGAATGCTATCCACATAGCCTCCAAGTCGGTCTTCTATGAGAGAACAAAGCATGTAGAAGTCACCTTACTTAAGTAGGACATTTTTTCGGGGAAAAGGTGATTGCCGAAATCATTATAACACCAACCATTAGAAGTGAAGATCAATTGCCAATCTCTTCACGAAAGGATTGGTAAAGGCCCTCCTTTTTCTTCTCACTCGCAAACAGGGAATGATCGATATCCATTCTCCAGTTTGAAGGGTAACATGTATAAGTTCTTGTTTGATTCTTCAGtagtataaaaaaaataacaatagaaATCGAATTTCTCTTAAGGTATTACTTTAGCTCAAAATTTAAAAATGCACTAAAATAACTTCAAAGTCATACAAAATGGTATTTTAAAGAAATCATTCACCTCAAAATTCAAAAATGCTTCAAAGCATTTTTAAAATAAGAATACCAAAATTTCAAATTAGAGTTGTCAACCTCAAAAATTTGTTGCAATTCTAAATTCttcaaaaaatttataaaattacacaagtaattaatattattatcatTGGAATCAACaagttttcttttaaataaaaaaaataataattaagaaGTTATTTTTATAATCTATCTTTaacattaattttaatatattaaatttgaaaattttgtgtaACAGTGGGTTAAAACTTTCATATAAAACTTGTTAAAAAGTTTGAAGAGCGacgatttttgtttttatttttatatttttttttgggtatCTACACATGACACTGGCAGTGTAAGTGTCCCTCATTTGCAAGTCCCATACGATTTTACGATAACACAATATCAGTTGAAAGTAAAATAAAAACCATCGATAGATTCGGTCATTCCCAACATTCAGTTTTGGATGCCCATCAAAGAAAATCCAGAGATGAGTCGAAGGAGAGGGAGAGTTGTGGTGGTGGGAGGCACAGGCTACTTGGGTCAACAtgttcttcaagccttttctgaGACCCCCGGAGCCTCCCACTTCGATCTCGCTTTTACCCACTTCTCCAATCCTCCTCCTCAGTCTTTGCTCCACAATTCTCTCGCTTTTCATGTTGATCTCAGAACTGGCCAAGGTTTTCAAGCCATTTCTGATACATTTGGCAAGGTGGGTTCCAAACCATAACCCCAAACgatgtttctttttctttttcggcTGATTATTGGGTTTCTGACCGTTGGATGCGTACAATGGGATTTGAATTAGTGGGTGATCATGAATAATACATTTAAATTTAGATAAAGAGTCTTGTTTTACTGCGTACTTGCCAGGAGGAGCCTAATAGACTTCAACACTGTGATCTGCTGGTCTCATGTAGCATGTTTAGTGAAAGTGTTTATAGTTTGCTGTGCTGTTAATCTGATTAATGGGGTTTTTCTGTTATGTATTTAGAGTTGTATTCTAGTTTTCGGTGCAGAAATTCTAGCAGATGAAGTAGGATTCTTGTTATATGAGATTTCTACCATCTTCCTCTTAAATTTTTCAGACAAGGCTTGTGTTTTTTAGATTAGTCATCTTTGTGGAGTGAGCAAATTATTTTCTGAAATTCCCAAAACTATAGTATTTGCTGATTATAAGCAACAAGTATTCATATCAGACATGAAGGTTCTATGTATTTTCTCTGGCCACACGTTGACATGGGAATAAGGCTTTTGAATATTTTTAACTCAACTGCCAACTTAaagcattttttttaaatgccagCCAGATGTTGTGGTGAATTGTGCCGCACTCTCTGTACCTCGAGTCTGTGAAGCTGATCCTGCTGCTGCTATGTCTATTAACGTGCCATCTTCGCTTGTAAATTGGTTATTAAGTTTTGAAGTGAATAACACCTTGTTGGTCCATTTGTCAACTGATCAGGGTGAGTTATTTGGTACGATTTATTTTTCCTGCTATGGAGGTCCCAATGAGAAAGAAAATTAACAAGAAACTAGGACAATCACTTCAGCACAGAAGAGCTTATGTTGGCTTGTGAGAGCTTACAATAAAGATCATAAATTTCATCTTATGTTGTTTTGATGGAATTGTAATACTGAGTTGCTTCCGTAGCGTATGAATTTTAGGAGTTGCATAATTCTCTGAGCCTGAGATGTAAATCATGTCACAAAATTGCACAAAAATTTAAACCATTAATACATCTATTTTTGAAGCCTAAATCATGCAGCCTCTTTGATCCGTACAGCCTGTGTAATAGTTCCTACATATTCTTTTAATCAGAATATCCTCTGAACCAGTAGTTTAGAATTGTTAAGCCTTTTCAATTATGATTTTGATAAGTGCAACCAAAACCTCATCTCACAAACATGCATGGTAACATTATAGACGTCAGTGGCATGACATTACTCTCTTGACTTTGTATTGTAGGGACTCAAGTGATTCCATTTTTCTTATCGAATCTTAGAGACTGGTACCTGCACTCATTTAATTTGGCTGTGATTCACCACTATCCCTCCTCTTTATTTATTAGGATTTAGGATCTTTTGCCTTGAGCTAATTCTCATTTTTACTATACTTTGACTTCTATAACCTCCGTAGGCATTTATGCATTCatggaatttttatgatttatcactTTTTCAATTTTACAGTAAGGTTCCATACACCATCAGATATCTCGTCTGTCTGAACTACCTGGTTATATGCTTTACCCTCAAGATACTATCTATGGCTACATTGTAACTTCCATAATTTCATATCAGTTTATGAAGGGTTGAAGTCTTTTtacaaagaagaagatgaagctgTTCCAGTTAATGTTTATGGGAAATCAAAAGTTGCAGCAGAACAGTTTATTGCTGAAAAATGCTCAAATTTTGCAATTCTAAGAAGCAGTATCATCTTTGGGCCACAGACAATCTCACCAGTACCAAAATCTCTTCCAATTCAGGTATAGAGAaagaattaaaataattttattgtaCTTTGTTTTTTTATGCTTCTTTGCCAGGTAATTGCGTAGTAAAAAGAAATAGAGATTAAGGTCAAGCCTCGCTCTATGCTACCAATGTCATGAGAGGCAATTTCTCTGATgatatcttttatttattttgttcctTCTTATTTGTTTTTGATTGACTCTTTTCAACTCTTCTGTAATTTCAATCAATGCAGTAAGCTTTATGAGTTTCAGCTTCCTTGTTTTTGGCTTATTTGTCAATGTTGTTATCTAGGACCATTCTGCTAGCTTAAAAAGATGGAGTTAAGCTTACACATGTGGATAACTTAATCTTAGTGATCTTTGTCTGGGTGTTTAGCCCAATTAGTTACTTTATGCCTAAGTCATGATCGATTTCCCTTTACTTCATGCAGTGGATTGATAGCGTCCTCTCCAAAGGAAATGCTATTGACTTCTTTCATGATGAATTTCGCTGCCCAGTGTATGTCAAGGATGTTGTTTCCATCATACTTGCTCTATCAGAAAAATGGATATCAGGTATGTTGTGTTTTCTAATTTCATGCTAGCATGTTGGTTGTTCTATGAAGGTTTGTGCTCTTTTGTATATTCTGAACCTCATCTTCATCCATCTTTAAAGATCCAATTTGGTTCTCAAGGAAGACTCTAGgaaacaaaaacataaaagcaAATAAGGGGGAAAACCGAAGAAAATAGACTGGGGAAAGCTTTTCCTAAGAAATAGGAGAGGAAAGGAGAATAACAGTGTGGACAAATGAGGGGTTCAGAAAATACTGAAAATTAATGCATTCCCCCCTTTTCCCTTCTAGcttatgtatttgtttattttctttgttCTTTCACTCTCTTACAACCAAACTGAGCGCAACAAAATATTTTGTTTCCCCTGCTTTTTCTGGTAGATTCTGGGGGCAAAACAGTGTATATCATTGTGCTATTATGATAAAAATAGGTCTTCCCCAGTAAATTTTGAAAGAATAGTTTCTTCCCCAGTACAAAGAATGATCTATTGAGGATATTTATAAAAGAACAGGACAGGTGGGACAACTTTCCCCTCCCTTTGTTCCTCTATTGTACAAAATTTTCAGCTAAATGTATCAGATGGCTTCTTACTCTTTTGTCAAGTAGATATTACCTCATGTCCATTACCATTGTTGAGTTTTCACTTCTGTTTGTTGGTGTGGTATTCGTGATACTTTCCTCAGACGGCAAGCAAATACAGCTGCTACTAAACGCCGGCGGACCAGACAGGGTGTCCCGTGTTCAAATGGCCGAGATAGTTGCAGATGTCAGAGGATACGATAAATCATTGATTAAATCAGTGTCTGCATCCTCAGTAAGTATATCTGCTGCATCCTTATTAAAGGTTTTGTGTTTGCTCCATTACATGGTTGACTAAAACATGTCAGTTTCTTTGATTTCaatctttttttattaaattcacGATCTGCTTGAATCAAGATATATTCTTTCAAGTCCAATAACAAGTAGTTCAGCCGCTAATGAACAAAAATTTTAGTAATCTGGTTGACAATGAAGTTTAAATTTGCGACTATCAAATTGTTAAACTTGTTTATGTGACTAACAGTTTATTGCATTTTATGTTGAATTTTTAAGATTGATCGTGGAGTGAAATCTCCTGCTGACATATCCATGGATATCACCAAACTGATTCAGACACTTGGTATTTCCCCAATTTCATTTGAAGATGGCGTGAGATTGACTCTTGCAAGCGAAGCTAAATCTTGATTCCAATTAAGTAAAAcattatttcattcaaattcttccTTACTGTCAAGAATAGAGCTACTTACATAGCATTTATGTTGTATAAAATGTTATCGGTTCATATAATTCTGGTTGCCTATAACCCAGAAGGTTATTTTATGCACTTTTTCTTAAGGGTGCTGTAATAGTTCAATTCTTTAGCCATATTTCAGATAATCTGATCTGATTTGCTTGTAACATTGAATTCAGTCTGTTAATGTTACAGAATGTGAATTCATTCTCTAGCGAGGTAATGAGTAATTTTGTTTGCAGACTGTTTAACAAAAAATACTTCAACACTACATAAGCTACCCAGAAAGACCTTACAATCACTGATAACTAGCCCAAAGGAAGACACCATTCCTGTAGTGGTACGAATGACCTGAACAACATTAAGACAATCTGTTTCAATGATTACTGCCTGCCAATTTTTTTGCTTGATCCAGCTCAATGCTTCCTTAACCCCCAATGCTTCCGCCTCCACTGGCTTCACCCTTTCCACCTTGGATCCTACTATAGCTTCAATCACCTCCTCCTCATGGTTCCTAGCCACACACCCAAACCCATGTTTTCCTTCACTTACAAAAGTAGCAGCATCAACATTTATCTTGATCATATTTGCCAAAGGCTTGTTCCAATGCTCTCTTCCATTTCCATTTCGTTCAAATGACAAAGACGACTCCAAACATCTTTCCTGAGCATCTAACCATTGATCAAGACCAGTTCTAGTTGATAACATTACCTTGTCTACTGAAGAAAACTTTTGATTCCACTCCACATCATTCCTAGCTTTCCAAAGTACCCAACACAACATGTCTGCTTCAACTATAATGTCCTTATCACGTGACTCAAAAATCAATGAAAGACCCATGTTGCACCCTAGCACGTGATCTATTCCAGTAGCTATATGCGAAATGACATAGCACTAAGCCATGTAAGATAGACTCATCAACTTGCTTACAAACTAGACAACGCACATTAACCCTTTTATTCTTTGTTTGCAGTTGAACTAACGCAGGAAGGCACCCCACTACTGCTCTTAAAGGAGATTTTTCGCTTTAGGCGATATCTTAAGGTTCCATAACTGGCGCAAGAACCCCAAGCTATCCTCTGTATGCCACCTCCCACCTTCCAGCTGAAGCATATTATATGCACTTTTGACCGAGTAGCAACCTGATGGTGCATGCACCCATTGCCAATAATCTTGTGGAACTGAATCACTTAAAGGTATACTAAGGATCATCTCTCTATCCCTGCAATCAAATAAATCTAAGAGAATTTCCTCTTCCCATTGTCGCACATCAACTCTCATCAGAGAGGCAACTTTGTTAAGTGGTAGGCTGAGATGTGTTGATACAACACATGGATTGTTCAAGTCAGGCAGCCAAGGATCCTCTATAAAACTCACACTAGCACGTGTACCAATACTCCATCTAGCACATTTTTTAATTAGTGATTGAGCCTCCCAAATACACCTCCAAATGAAACTTGGATTGGACACAGCGTTGCACTAAAAAATGTACCATTTGGAAAGTAGCGAGCCTTGAATATCTTCCCCACCAACTATTCTTGCATTTCCAATAATCTCCACCCCTGTATAAAAATCTAATTGTATAAaaagtatttatttacatttaatgTTATACTAaaagtaataattaaatataaaaaataatataaaattaaataaaaaattaattaattaatgatgtTACAAatatacattatattatattgtgGGCTAAATTTAGCTCAATAGTATATAGTATATAGGAAAGAAAAAATTGATAGTGTATTTAGTGGACGAAATCTTCTACGTGGCTTAGCCACCGCGGACGTCTTCTTCAAACTCTGGTGATGAAGCATTAAAGAAGCGCAATGCATCTCAACATGGTTAATTAGAGATCATTCTAAAGTTTCAATCAAAGCGAAACTTTTTTTGTCACAAATCAAACTGAAACTTTTGGATCTGACTATTGACAACAGCCAGAGTAGATAAAAGAAATAATGAAAAGGACACTTTTAAAGAAACGACAGTAATTCGATAAAATGACAACAACTTGAAAAAAAGCATCACGACACTAAACTTGAAAAACGACATTAAATGACAATAAGTGAAAAACAAcacaacttgaaaaaaaaaaacaatatttgAGAGAAAcgacaatattttttaaaaagaaaccAAACGACTCTACTTAAGTAAAACGACAATAAAACTTAAAAATGATACTATTAAAATCAGataatacaaaaatattttttaaaaagaaatcaAACGACAACTTTGACAATGTAGTATAATTTTCTCtttattaatttgaaaaataacaCCTTTTTATAATAATTAGGAAAATACTACAATTTAATAATAGCTATATTTTGGGTCCCTAAATTTCGAACCGGGAAACCAAAACTGATCCATATCTCTATCAGTTAAAGCCCACTAATAGTAGCTGAAAAGACAAAACAATCCTCCAATTTACGCCATTTCACGAACAAATACTCAGTTACTGGGAGAGACGAGAGAAGCCAAGATAATAGCTCGAGAGTTCATCTCCAATTCCAAAATTTCTACAGCCTCAGGTACCACCACGAAAcaactaccactgctactacttcACTCATTCAATTAATGTGTATTTCCATTCTGTAATTTTTCAATGTAATTTGTTTACCAATGGGGATTAAAATTCAATTAGGGTTTTGGTTGTTTGGCAGTTGATGTTCGGATCCATTTATTTTTAAGGTAGTGATCAAGTATGGGTGGAGCAGAACATGGACATGGAGAAGGTGCCCATGGCCACGCCACTGACTTTAGGCATAAGGTTTGGAGCATGAGCGGAGGACCCAACTGTAGGCCCGTACATTGGAAGCGTAATACCGCCATTGCCATGGCCGGAATTTTTCTTGTCTGCATTCCAATCGCCATGAAATCCGCCGAGCTTGAGGTCTCCTCTCTATCCGCTTGCATTCAATTACTTTTTTTctactttgtttttgtttttctttgggaTGATACTTGTTTTGTGgaatataatatatttatgtatatttggGTTCAATTTTGAAAACGTGGGAAAGTGAAATAAATTAGAGTGTGGTTAGGATTTGAAGAACTCAGAACAGAGGCAATGGAATTGTGCTTCTTGGAACTTTGCTATTCTAGTAAGACTACTGTGCAATTTACTATGGTTTCTCACCAGTCAGTTCCGTTCAATAATGGGGTAGCGTGTCTGACTTTGTTAGAGGATTCTAAGTATCTACATTTACTCCTTCTCATTGGTTTTTCTGTAAGATGGATTGGGATCCTAGTTCTTAAGTGAAGTgaaatttatttgtattttgtgAAATATTTTGGTATCTTGGTGAATTGCGAGTTCTTGTCACTCAATGTGATTGATCGTAGGTAGATAAGAAAATTGTGATTTAGCAAAAAGTTTTTTGGTTAAGTTGACATTTAGCTTTGAGAACTTGAGATGGTGGAGTTACTATTCCTAACTTTACTTATTCAGCTAGTCTCTTTCGATCTTCTATATAGGATCTAGTATGAGGTTTCTTGTTATAAATCTTCattttccatttttgttatgGTATTGCAAAATTAGTTTTCCATGTTAGTAAAACTCAAGATACTTATGAGGTATAGGGTTGAATTTTTTTACCGGGATATATTTAGCAATTTGCTTGATTTTTCCTGAATCCCAAAGATTTTAGGTCTTTATCTTCTTGAATCATATTGTTTGGAAAATTGTGATTGAGCTTGATATGGTTTGCATGTTAGCCAATGTTTGTAAAAGCTTATTTGGGATTTGGAGGATGTGTTGCTTAAGTGAGGAAAAGGTGTAAGCCTTGAGGCTAATTATGGTTTTACtttaaattaaacaaaaataataataaaagtgagAAAAACAGAAACACATAGACATACGTTACTTGAACATAATCTCAATAAATATACATACATGTAACTAAGATAGTCTAGAAGCCTAGTCAAATAGTGTGACATAGAGCGTAGAAAATGGAGACTGTGTGATGGCTACATTTCTCTTAGGGTAACCTTTGATGGCTCGTGTTAATAATGTAATAAGTTGTTCAATTTCCAATTAGACTAGAGTCTATACTTGCAGTATATATTATTGAATAATTGTACACTTGATTTGAAAATTTTCTGTTGGAGATTTTGTCCTATGGCTGTGTCCTTTATTACCATACTTGATAGTACGTTTATCGTTTATGCTAGAAAAAACACTTTTTTAGTGGTTGAAAAGTAAACCCCTGCTAATGCCAATTTGACGTTTGAATTGATCTTTGGAATTACAATATCTAAAGGCTCAATGGTTTTTGGCTTTCATCTGTGTTTCAAGTAACGACAGAAACATACTTCAGAAGTTTTGATGGCGAGTTTGGAAGCTCTCAGCTGTAGATGATGTGTGCAACTTTTTCTACCTGTGTTGATTATTAACTCTTATCTGTGTTCATTGTTGCATTGATCTTTGAAATCGCAACATGTAAGCTTATTCACAATAAGCTTTGGCTTTCATCTAGGTTTCTTGTGGtaacatatttacatataaatatattttatagtatGTATTTGAAGTTTTATTGACGAATTTTGCTTCATTTCTCAGCTTTATTATGTGTGCAAGTTTTACTATCTGGGCTTATTTCCCTTATAGGAGACTTTCTTAGAAAAAACAATCTGCTTCTAGTTGACTTGTTTTATTTTGATATACTAAAGGCTTGAATGTGTTGGCTAATTTTGATATGCTAGAGCCAGAACAACTCTGACTAGAAGGGCTTGGTCCTTCTATTTTGAACAGCCACTTAACAAGTGGTGCTTTCTCGCTTTAGTCTTCACTAGACTGACAAAGGGCAATGCCACTCTGTCAAATTGCTTGAGTAGGACTGTCCTTCACCATTTTGAAATGTGTGATGCACTTACCATACAAATTGGTTTGAGCATTGCTATGGGGCAGTCCTACAACAATAAATTCTTATTTGAATCCCACACCTGTATTAGTATGGTGTCCACCACTAATAGTGTTCTTTAACATTAGAGCATCTCCAATGAAGTGCTAAATGTGTTATGCAAATGCTATATTTTagcatttttgtaaaaaaaaaaaattccaataaaTACATGTGTAAAAttttacacaacaataaatacatCGTTTTTAATTACAATATTGTCATTAATCATTGATGAAATATTTCAATAcactttttttaattaaaatattgccattaattattttttaaatatttaatttatta
This genomic interval from Humulus lupulus chromosome 8, drHumLupu1.1, whole genome shotgun sequence contains the following:
- the LOC133796672 gene encoding uncharacterized protein LOC133796672 — protein: MPIKENPEMSRRRGRVVVVGGTGYLGQHVLQAFSETPGASHFDLAFTHFSNPPPQSLLHNSLAFHVDLRTGQGFQAISDTFGKPDVVVNCAALSVPRVCEADPAAAMSINVPSSLVNWLLSFEVNNTLLVHLSTDQVYEGLKSFYKEEDEAVPVNVYGKSKVAAEQFIAEKCSNFAILRSSIIFGPQTISPVPKSLPIQWIDSVLSKGNAIDFFHDEFRCPVYVKDVVSIILALSEKWISDGKQIQLLLNAGGPDRVSRVQMAEIVADVRGYDKSLIKSVSASSIDRGVKSPADISMDITKLIQTLGISPISFEDGVRLTLASEAKS
- the LOC133796673 gene encoding uncharacterized protein LOC133796673; the protein is MGGAEHGHGEGAHGHATDFRHKVWSMSGGPNCRPVHWKRNTAIAMAGIFLVCIPIAMKSAELEQRPHHPVRPIPSQLWCKNFGTKDYENVKGP
- the LOC133795237 gene encoding uncharacterized protein LOC133795237, whose product is MGLSLIFESRDKDIIVEADMLCWVLWKARNDVEWNQKFSSVDKVMLSTRTGLDQWLDAQERCLESSLSFERNGNGREHWNKPLANMIKINVDAATFVSEGKHGFGCVARNHEEEVIEAIVGSKVERVKPVEAEALGVKEALSWIKQKNWQAVIIETDCLNVVQVIRTTTGMVSSFGLVISDCKVFLGSLCSVEVFFVKQSANKITHYLARE